aacgttaatcctcgaacgggtttagaatcatacatggaattCCAAAGTTATAAGGATATATGCTCCatatatcatgcttggtctccaaAGTCGCTTCCTAgaccggttgacccctccactgaacctttactgatgcaacATTTTTTGTCGCAACTTCCAAGCCTActtatccaaaatggccaccggctcttcTTCAGAAGACAGTTTCTCATCTAACTGCACTGTATTGAAATCCAATACATGTGACAGATGATCATGATACTTTCGAAGTATGAAAAAATAGAACATCGGATGAACTCCCAACAAGCTGGGTAGCAAAGCAAGTCTGTAAGatacctcacccactctctctaatacctcaaataGACCATATACCAAGGGCTTAACttgcctttcttaccaaatctcatcacacccttcatatgTGACACtctaagaagaaccttctcacctccAATGAAAGCTACATCTCGCACCTTCCTATTAGCATAACTATTCTGCCTGGAtcgtgttgtacgaagtcgctcctgaatcaactttaccttctccaaggcatcacgAACCAAATTTTTGCCTAATAACCTTGCCTCTTCATGCTCATACCAACTAACCGGAGAACGACTTCGCCTCCCATATAAGAACTCATATTGAGCCATCAGGATACTaaattggtagctattattgtaggaaaaGTCCGTTAATAGTAGAAACTGATACCACTCACCTCTGAAATCAATAATGCAAGATCTcaacatatcctctaagatctgaatggtACGCTCAGACTGCCCATCTTTTGAAGGTGAAATACAATGCTTAGCTCAACCTACGTGCCCAACTTCTGAGTGCCACGCTCTGACACGATCAGAGTTAGGTGATTACCCATGCTGAATAGCTCTCCAAAAGtatgatgtaaactgagtgccacgATCTGAGATGATAGAAACAAGCACACCATGCAGATGACCAATCGCTATGATGTTGATCTGAGCCAACTTCTTTGAAGTGTAAGAAGTAATGATcagaatgaaatgtgcagacttggttagtttgtccacaatgacccaaacatcatcaaatctcctcaaAGGTTGTGTAAATCCTACCCCAGAGTCCATAATATCGTGATCCCACTTCCACTCTCATATACCTAATCTTTAAAGCGAACCTCCTGGTCTCTAATGcttatacttaacctgctgacaattaaaACACCATGAAACCTGtacaacaatatctttcttcatcctccgccaccaataatgctgcttcaagtcacgatacatc
The DNA window shown above is from Nicotiana tomentosiformis chromosome 8, ASM39032v3, whole genome shotgun sequence and carries:
- the LOC138897307 gene encoding uncharacterized protein → MDDLRELILDEAHSLRYSIHPEAMKMYRDLKQHYWWRRMKKDIVVQKLAQINIIAIGHLHGVLVSIISDRGTQFTSYFWRAIQHGGEWYQFLLLTDFSYNNSYQFSILMAQYEFLYGRRSRSPVSWYEHEEARLLGKNLVRDALEKVKLIQERLRTTRSRQNSYANRKVRDVAFIGGEKVLLRVSHMKGVMRFGKKVQLDEKLSSEEEPVAILDK